Genomic DNA from Clavibacter michiganensis:
TCACCCGCGTCACCCGCACGTACCCGGGCCGCATGGTCTTCGTGATCGTGAACCTCGTCATCGCGCTCGCGCTGATGGAGCTCAACATGTTCGACTTCCTCAACACGATCCTCGGCTTCTACGCCAACTGCGGCATGGCCTGGATCGTCACCGTCGCGACCGACATCGCGATCAACAAGCACGTGCTGGGGCTGTCGCCGAAGCACCCGGAGTTCCGGCGCGGCATGCTCTTCGACTGGAACCCGGTGGGCGTCGTGGCGCTCGCGCTCAGCGCGGGGATCTCCATCGCCATGTTCTTCGGCGCGTTCGGGCCGGACATCGCCCCGTTCTCGCCCATGTTCGCGGTGGGCATCGCGATCGTCGCGACCCCGCTCATGGCGATCCTCACGCGCGGCCGCTACTACCTGCGCCGCACCGACGACGGCATCGACCTGCCGATGCTCGACGCGGACGGCAATCCCTCCGCCGCGCTACTGCGCTGCCACGTGACGAGGCTGGAGTTCGAGCGCCCCGACATGATCCTGTCCGCGGAGCGCGCGGAGGACGGCTCGCCGCAGTACATCTCCTCCCTCGCGCTCGCCACCGACAAGACGGGGCGCTACGTGCTCCCGGCCCAGCGGTGAGCCGCACGCTGACGGCGCCGCCGCTCCGGAGGATCCTCTCCCCCGGCGGACCGTATGGTGCAGGGATGAGCGACGACGACGCCCCCGTGACCCCGACGGCATCCGCGGCCGCGACCGGGGGACGGCGCTCGCGCACCGACCACGTCTACGAGCAGCTCCGCGACCGCCTCATGAGCGGCGCGTACGCCCCGCGGACCCGGCTGCGGGAGGACGCGATCGCCGCCGAGATGCAGGTCTCGCGGACTCCCGTCCGCACGGCGCTGTTCATGCTCCGCAGCGACGGCCTCATCGAGAACGACGAGTACGGCTACCGCGTGGTCATGCCGGACCTCCAGAACCTCGCCGCGCTGTACGAGCTGCGGGTGACCCTCGAGATGCGCGGGATCCAGCGCACCATCGACTACGACGCCGCCGCGTACGACCTCCCGCTCGTCACCGCGGAGCTCGACCGGTGGCGGGAGTTCGCGGAGAGCCCGCCGTCGCCGACGCCGCAGTTCGTGGTCGAGGACGAGCGGTTCCACGTCACGCTCTGCCGGGCGGCCGGCAACGAGGCGATCGTGGACGCGCTCGAGGCCGTCAACCACCGCATCCGCTCGGTGCGCATGTACGACTACGTGACCGAGGACCGCATCACCGCGACCATCCAGGAGCACCTGGCGATCGGCGACCTCGTGGTCGCCGGCGACGTCGACGCGGCCAAGGCCGCGCTCGGCGAGCACGTCGGCGTCTCCATGGACACCGTGATGGCCCGGGCCACCCGCGCCATCACGAACATGGTCACCCGCGGCGTCCTCTGACGCCCGTCCCCGCCCGACCCGCGACATCCGCGCCGCCCGATTCCCCGGGCCGCGCGCCGCTCCGCCGACCCGGAAAGCCGAGACCCCATGCCCGGAACCGCTCCCCCCGCACCGCCATTCGACAGCGTCCTCATCGCCAACCGCGGCGAGATCGCGCGCCGCATCATCCGCACGGCCAGGCGGATGGGGCTGCGCACCATCGCCGTGCACTCGGACGCCGACCGCGCGGCCCCGCACGTGCGGGAGGCCGACGAGGCGCACCTCCTCGGGCCGAGCGCCCCGGAGAGCAGCTACCTCGACATCGACCGCATCATCGAGGTCGCGCTCGCCGCCGGCGCCGGCGCGATCCATCCGGGCTACGGCTTCATCTCGGAGAGCGCCGCATTCGCGCGGGCCGTCGAGGAGGCGGGCATGGTGTTCGTCGGCCCCACCTGGCAGCAGATCGAGGCCTTCGGGCCGAAGCACACCGCACGCGCGATCGCGATGGAGTGCGAGGTCCCGTGCGTGCCCGGGAGCGGCCTGGTCGGGTCGGCGGACGCCGCAGCCCAGGCGGCCGCGGAGATCGGCTACCCGGTCATGGTGAAGGCGTCCGGCGGTGGCGGCGGCGTGGGCATCGTCACCTGCGCCGACGAGACGCAGCTCCGCGCCGCCTTCGCCTCCGTCACCCGGCTCGCCGCGGCGAACTTCGCGACCCCCGGCGTGTTCGTGGAGCGCTTCATCGCACGTGCCCGTCACCTCGAGGTGCAGGTGTTCGGCGACGGCGCGGGGAACGTCGCGATCCTCGGCGACCGGGATTGCAGCCTGCAGCGCCGCCACCAGAAGGTCGTCGAGGAGGCCCCGGCCCCGCACCTGCCGGAGCACGTGCGGGAGACGATGCACCGGAGCGCCGCCGCCCTGGCACGGCACGTCGACTACCGCTCGGCCGGCACGGTCGAGTTCGTCTACGACGCCGAGAGCCAGGAGGTGTTCTTCCTCGAGATGAACACCCGGCTCCAGGTCGAGCACCCCGTCACGGAGCAGATCCTCGGCATCGACCTCGTCGAGTGGATGCTGCGGGTGGGCCTCGGCGACGTCGGCCCCGCGGGCTTCCTGGCCGCGGCCGACCTCCCCGCGCCGACGCGCCACTCCGTGGAGGCGCGCATCTACGCCGAGGACCCCTCGAAGGACCACCGTCCGAGCTCGGGCCTCCTGACCGAGGTGGCGTTCCCGGCGGGCGCCGTGGCCGACCTCGCGGACCTCCGCATCGAGAGCGGAGTGGAGACGGGCGACGTCGTCACGCCGATCTACGACCCGATGCTCGCCAAGCTCATCGTCACGGCCGACGACCGGACGGCGGCGTTCGCGGCCCTCGCCGAGGCGCTCGCCCAGACGCGGATCCAGGGCCTGGAGACCAACCTCGGCCTGCTGGCGAGCATCGCCCGCTCCCCCGAGGTGCTCGACGGGACGATGACGACCTCGCTCCTGGAGGGCCTCCGCGACGAGCGCGCCCGGATCGACGTGGAGCGCGGCGGCGCGTCCACGACCATCCAGGACTGGCCCGGTCGGCTCGGCCACTGGCAGGTCGGCGTCCCGCCGGGAGGCCCGATGGACGACCGCTCCTTCCGGCTCGCGAACCGCGCCGTCGGCAACCCGGAGGGCGCACCCGCCCTCGAGTGCACCGTGACCGGACCCGCGCTGCGCTTCTCCGACGCCACCCTCGTGTGCGTCACCGGGGCGGAGGCCGCCGTGACCGTGGACGGGATCCCCGTGCCGCAGTGGGAGCCCGTCCTCGTCCCGGCGGGCGGCACGCTCGACGTCGGCACGGTGCGCGGCGTCGGGGTCAGGACCTACGTCGCCGCGCGGGCGGGCTTCGACGTGCCCGCCTACCTCGGCAGCGCCGCCACCTTCGCGCCCGGGGGCTTCGGCGGGCACGGCGGCCGGGCGCTGGCCACGGGCGACGTGCTCCGGACGGCGCCGCTCGACGGGCCGGGATCCGCGACGGATCTCGCCGCGCCCGCTCCCGTACCCCCGGCGGAGCGTCCCGTCATCGGCGCCTCCTGGACGCTGCACGTCGCCGAAGGGCCGCAGCCCGCCCCCGACTACTTCACCGCGGACGACATGACCGCGATCTACGACGCCCGGTGGGAGGTGCACTTCCACGCGGCGCGCACCGGGATCCGGCTCGTCGGCCCGAAGCCGCGCTGGGCGCGACCCGACGGCGGCGAGGCGGGCCTGCACCCCTCGAACCTGCACGACAACGCGTACTCCGTGGGCGCGATCAACTTCACCGGCGACACCCCCTCGATCCTCGGGCCGGACGGCCCGAGCCTCGGCGGCTTCGCCTGCCCGGTGACCGTCGTGAGCGCCGACCGCTGGAAGCTCGGCCAGCTGCGCCCCGGCGACACCCTGCGCCTCGTCCCCGTCGACGAGTCGGAGCTGCCGCGCATCGGCGACGCCCGGCGCACGGCGAGCGCCTTCGTCCCGCGCTCCTCCCGACGCGACGACGACGACGGCGTGCTCGCCCGGCGACCCGCGACCGACGCCGCCCCCGAGGTCGTCTACCGCCGCGGCGGCGACGACAACCTCCTCGTCGAGTACGGCCCCATGACGCTGGACCTCGGCCTCCGCATGCGGATCCACGCGCTGATGGAGGCGCTCGCCCGCGTCGACCCGGCCGGGCTCGTGGACGTCACCCCGGGCGTCCGCTCGCTGCACCTGCACGTCGACCCCGCGGTGCTCAGCGTGCGCCGCCTGCTCGGCCTCCTGCAGGAGCTCGAGGACACGATCCCGGCGACGGCCGACCTCGTGGTCCCCAGCCGCGAGGTGCACCTGCCCCTCTCGTGGGACGACCCGGCCATCCACGAGGCCATCGACCGGTACGCGTCGCTGATCCGCGACGACGCCCCGTGGAACCCGTCGAACATCGAGTTCATCCGCCGCGCCAACGGCCTGGGCTCGGTGGACGAGGTCCGCGACATCGTCATGTCGGCGCAGTACATGGTCCTGGGGCTCGGCGACGTCTACCTGGGCGCGCCGGCGGCGGCACCGCTCGACCCCCGCCACCGGCTCATGACGACCAAGTACAACCCGGCGCGCACCTGGACGGCCGAGGGCACGGTCGGCAT
This window encodes:
- a CDS encoding GntR family transcriptional regulator encodes the protein MSDDDAPVTPTASAAATGGRRSRTDHVYEQLRDRLMSGAYAPRTRLREDAIAAEMQVSRTPVRTALFMLRSDGLIENDEYGYRVVMPDLQNLAALYELRVTLEMRGIQRTIDYDAAAYDLPLVTAELDRWREFAESPPSPTPQFVVEDERFHVTLCRAAGNEAIVDALEAVNHRIRSVRMYDYVTEDRITATIQEHLAIGDLVVAGDVDAAKAALGEHVGVSMDTVMARATRAITNMVTRGVL
- the uca gene encoding urea carboxylase; protein product: MPGTAPPAPPFDSVLIANRGEIARRIIRTARRMGLRTIAVHSDADRAAPHVREADEAHLLGPSAPESSYLDIDRIIEVALAAGAGAIHPGYGFISESAAFARAVEEAGMVFVGPTWQQIEAFGPKHTARAIAMECEVPCVPGSGLVGSADAAAQAAAEIGYPVMVKASGGGGGVGIVTCADETQLRAAFASVTRLAAANFATPGVFVERFIARARHLEVQVFGDGAGNVAILGDRDCSLQRRHQKVVEEAPAPHLPEHVRETMHRSAAALARHVDYRSAGTVEFVYDAESQEVFFLEMNTRLQVEHPVTEQILGIDLVEWMLRVGLGDVGPAGFLAAADLPAPTRHSVEARIYAEDPSKDHRPSSGLLTEVAFPAGAVADLADLRIESGVETGDVVTPIYDPMLAKLIVTADDRTAAFAALAEALAQTRIQGLETNLGLLASIARSPEVLDGTMTTSLLEGLRDERARIDVERGGASTTIQDWPGRLGHWQVGVPPGGPMDDRSFRLANRAVGNPEGAPALECTVTGPALRFSDATLVCVTGAEAAVTVDGIPVPQWEPVLVPAGGTLDVGTVRGVGVRTYVAARAGFDVPAYLGSAATFAPGGFGGHGGRALATGDVLRTAPLDGPGSATDLAAPAPVPPAERPVIGASWTLHVAEGPQPAPDYFTADDMTAIYDARWEVHFHAARTGIRLVGPKPRWARPDGGEAGLHPSNLHDNAYSVGAINFTGDTPSILGPDGPSLGGFACPVTVVSADRWKLGQLRPGDTLRLVPVDESELPRIGDARRTASAFVPRSSRRDDDDGVLARRPATDAAPEVVYRRGGDDNLLVEYGPMTLDLGLRMRIHALMEALARVDPAGLVDVTPGVRSLHLHVDPAVLSVRRLLGLLQELEDTIPATADLVVPSREVHLPLSWDDPAIHEAIDRYASLIRDDAPWNPSNIEFIRRANGLGSVDEVRDIVMSAQYMVLGLGDVYLGAPAAAPLDPRHRLMTTKYNPARTWTAEGTVGIGGTYMCVYGMDSPGGYQLVGRTLPIWAGLRTRRRAFTGGDPWLLRFFDRIRYHPVSAEELTHLRSEMAADRLELDIRPGEFSLREHEDMLARDAEPIAAFRARQATAFEAERAAWEAAGEFATREEAVGADSAEDDVRSRLPEGATVVEAPMAGAVWKVEVPTGASAAAGDALLVLEAMKMETPVRAPHDLHVVEMLVEAGATVAAGQPLAIVSATTPDHRTPNGETA